The sequence GCGCGCTTTCGCGGTGAAGTCCTCGCAGTAGCGGGCGATCGCGCTCGATGCGTCGCGCGTGTCGCTCGCCTCGCCCGGCGCGGCGTCGAGCGCGCCGGACGCGCGCGATTCGATCGATCGCGCGCACGCGCCGCTCGCAAAGCGCGCGACGAGCGCGTCCTTGCGCAGCGACTGCAGCACGTCGTCGCCGCCGGGCGACGGCTGCCGCGCCGCGCGGGCGACCGCGGCGGCGAGCACGGCCGCCGAGCGGATGTGCGTGTCGCCGAGCTCGAGCGACGCGATCAGCCACGCGTCCTGCAACAGCGCGAGCAGCGACGGCGCGAACGCGGGGCGGCCGCCGTCGCCCGCCGGGCGCGCGTCGAGCGCGGCGTCGGCCTGCCGGCGCAGGCGCGCCGCGTCCGCGCCGCACGCGCGCAGCAACAGCGCGACGTCGGCCGACGGTTCGTCGCACAGCCGCGCGAGCAGGTGCTCGACGGCGACGTCGTCGTGCCGGCGCGCGACGCACGCGCCGACGGCGCTTTCGAGCGCGTTCCGGCAATAGGGGTTGAGCTGTTCGATCAACGGTTTCAGGTCAACCAGCAGCATGATGGGGTCTCGCTTGATCAAAGAGGGAAGTCGGAAGACGGAATTTGGGCGACGCCGCGCGTTCCGCGCTCGGGCCGCCCAGCCACGCGTCGAGCCCGACGCGCGACCACGCGCGGCGGCCGCAGCGCGCGGGGGCCGCGTCGCGCGCGCGCACGCGCACCACGACGTCCACGGCGAACGGTTGGGTCAGATACAGGCGTACGAGCAAGCGCAGCCGGGCAAACGCATCGCCGCCCGGCATCAGCGCGCGGAACAGCGGGCCGGGCACGTCGCCGAGCACGATCCGCAGCCGGGCGCCGTCGTCGCGCATGCGCGCGCCGACCCGCGCGTCGGCGCCGAGCCGGCGCGCGCGCGTGCCGACGCGGGTGCGCTGGTCGTCCGGAATCGGCAGCCATTGCGACACGCACGGCTCGATGTCGACCGTCGCGGGCGCGAACGCGTCGGCGAGCAGCGCGCGCAGACCGGCCGCGGAGCGCGGCCGCTGGCTGAGCAGCCCGACGTAGCGCAGCAGCGCGTGCTCGTGCAGGCCCGCGTCGCGCGCGATGCGCGCGTCGACGCCCGCGAGTGCGTAGAGCGGGCGCAGCGCGTGTTCGTCGCGTTCCTCGACGATCCGCAGCGCCAGCCGATGCTTGAGCCACGCGTCGAACAGCAGCGGATAGAGCGCGCGATGCAGCACGTCGAGAAAGCCGCGCGCCGCGTGGCGGCCCCTGAACGCTTCGTCGATCAGGTCCTCGGTGTAGAACGTCGGCAGCGGCGAGGACACGCCGTACAGACCGAAGAAGTTCGCGACGACCCGGTAGCCGCCGTCGTCGGCCTTGTCGATGCGCTCGACGTCGGTGTCCGGAAACGACAGCGAGAGATTCGGCCGCGTGTGGATCGGCAGCGGCGCGTCGGGCCGCCCCGCGGCGTCGCCGCGCCGTTCGCGCGCGATGCGCCGCAGCAGCCGGATCGCCTGGAAATACGCGAAGTGCTTCGCCTCGCCGAGCAGAACGGGTTCTAGAGCAGGCATTGCGCCCCCATTCGCGGCGGCCACGCGAAGCGCACGCCGTCGGGCGACGCGTCGATCTCGACGCGCGTGTAGGTGTTGATCGCCGCGTATTCGGCCAGAAAGCGCTCGAGCACGCAGCCGAACAGATACAGCTCGCCCGCGCCGCCGAACGCATGGGCGCTGCAGCGCAGCGCCACGCGCTGGCCGCTCAGCATCCGCTCGCCGATGATCCGCGTCTCGGCCCGCACGTCGACCGATTCGATGCCGTCGATGCGGCGGCGGTCGGCTTGCGCGCGCGCGTCGTCGCCGCGTTCGCCGAACGCGTGGAGCGCGAGCATGCGCTTCAGATGATCGGCGTCGCCGAGCGACAGGAAGTTCAGCGCGAGATGGCTGATGGTGCGCCACAGCAGCGGTTCGCCGAGCGGCGGATCGAGCGGCGGGCTCACGGGCGCGATGTTGGCGAACGTGAAGCGCTCGGGCGAGCTGTCGGTCGCGCGGCACACGTCGCCGATCTTCAGGCGCGCGGGCAACGCGCCGTTCGTGCACGACAGGCCGATCGACAGCGTTTCCGTGGCGAGCGCCTCGCCGGGCGGGTAGGCGAGCGCCAGATGGAGATCCTGCCCGTGGCCGTCGAGCGCGGCGCGGCGAATCAGCCGGTAGCTCGCGGCGTTCGCGTCGTCGCCCGCGACGCCGAACGGCACGTAATGGCGGTCGACCGCGTGGCCGGGGCGGTAACCGATCACGCGGTCGACCGAGTAGATCCGGTAGTGGCCCGACGTGTCGCCTTCGGGCTGCAGCCGGTAATCGGTCGCGCGATGCTCGTGCTGGATCGGCACCGCTTCGTGCGCGAACAGGTTCAGCGCGGCGGCGACGTTCAGCCGGAAGCTGTCGCGATCGATGCCGGGCAGCCAGTCGGGCGCGCTGTCGAGCGCGAGCCATACGCTGAACTGCGCGCCAGCGCGCGCCGCGCGCCAGCGCTCGAGGCCGCCCAGCTCGACGAACAGGAATTTCTCGGCGAACGCGAAATATTCGTGCAGCAGCCGGAAGCCGGGGAACGCCCGCTCGGGGCAGGGCAACAGCGCGTCGTCGAAGCCCGCCGGGCGCAGCGCGCGGGCGCCGAGCGCGCAGCGCGGGCCGGGCAGCTCGGGCGGGCCGCCCGCGATCTCGACCGCTACGACGTGCTGCATCAGCAGCGCGAACAGGCGGCTTGCGTGCAGCCGCTCGCCGCCGATGAACAGCCGAATGCGCGTTGCGTCCCATTCGCTCGCGTCGAGGCCGAGCATCTCGAAGTCGAGCCGCAGCGCGGGCCCGCCGTGCGCGGGCGGCACGAACCGGCAGCCGGCGAGCGCGATCGGCTCGATGTCGAGCTCGCCGCACGTGCGAAACCGGCAGGCGGTGCCGTCGACGGGCACCGATTCGATCTCGGTGCCGGCCGCGATCACCGCGCGCTCGCGCAGCGCGCCGCGCGGCTCGAACGCGATCAGCGTGGCCGCCGGCACCGGGCGCAGCGAGTGCGGAAACAGCAGGTTCGCGAGCGCCTGCACGAGCTCCGGCAGGCCTTCGTCGAGCTTTTGCCGCGCGAGCCCCGTCAGGAACGCGACGCCTTCGAGCAGCCGCTCGACGTCCGGGTCGCCCGACGGCGCGCCGAGCATCGGCGCGAGCAGCGGGTGCGCGCGGGCGAACTCGGCGGCGAGCTCGCGCAGGCGAACGAGCTCGTCCTCGTAATAGCGATTGGGCGTGGTGGTGGCCATGATGGACGCGGGGTGCGCGGCGAAATCGCACGCGCTTCAGGAAATCGTTCGGATATCGATCTTTCCGTTGCCGGTGACGGTCGTCAGAAAGCGCGCCGGCACGTCGTGCGCGTCGATCACGAGCCGCGCATCGAGGCTGAAGCGCAGCGTCGCCGCATCGGGCCCGCGCTCGGCGAGCGAGACGCGCGGCGCTTTCAGCCGCGGCTCGTAGCAAGTGATCACGCGCTCGATCTGCGCTTCGATTTCGCGGGCGGAGCCTTGCGCGAAGCCGCCCGCGAGATTCGTGAAATCCGGCACGCCGAAGGCGGGATCGATCGGCACGTGGCCCTGCCGCGTGTTCAGGATGCGGCGCAGGTGGTCGATGATCGAGTGCGCGAGCACGTCGGCGGGCGGCGGGCGATCGTGCTCGCCGCCCGCTTCCCGGTTCGCGATCCGCTCGAGCAGCCGGCGCTCGAGCGTGCGCGGCTCGCCGGCCCGCGACGATTCGCGATCAGCCATTCGTCCAGTTTGCGGCGCCCGCGATGCCCGATTCCGCGTGTTCCAACGAGTATCCCGAATACGCGAACTTGATCTCCTCGATATAGCCGAGCAAGCCTTCCTTGATGCCGTTGCTATCGTCTTTGTGCGGCGTGGGCGAGTATTGGTCCATGTGGGTGATCAGCACTTTTTCGAACTTGTACGTGAACAGGAGTTCGGTCAGGTCCCCACCTGTTGTATCCGTCTTCGGACGGTGGATCGTGATCTCGAACTCTTCCATCATCTCGCGCTTGCCGAGCGCCTGCAGGAATTGCGGCGACGATCTGTCCATTTCCTTCGTCAACGTGATCGTGCCGCGAGCGGCGGCGGCGGGCGTCAGGCCTTCCTGGAGCCTGGCGGGCATGTCGTAGTCGTTCTTGAAGGCGAGGATGTGGATCTTCCCGTCATGACCTTCCTGAACGACGGAGCCTTTGATTTCCCCCTGGGTTTTTCCTTTGACCTTGAGATATATTCCGGCCAGCATGGTGCTCTCCTTTTTGCGTGATGGCGGCGCAGCGCGCCGAGTTGACGAAGACGGCTCCGGGCTCGACCCGACGTCGCCGGCGTCGCGCGTGCGATGCCGGCAGCGGTTCGTCAGGTATCCGAATCCATCGGCGTGAATCGATTATCGAGCGGGCGCGTTTGATTTCCGTTTCGCCGGGCCGGGCGAATGTTTCCGATGAAATCCGCCCGACCCGCCCGCCTAGCGCTTTTCGAGCTTGCCGACGAGCGACAGCGTGAAGAACGCGCCCATGTACTTGAAGTGCGGCCGCACCTTCATGTCCACGCGATACCAGCCGGGTTCGCCCTCGACGTCCGACACGACGATCTGCGCCTGCCGCAGCGGGCGGCGGCTGCGCACGCTCTGCGACGGGTTGTCCATGTCGACGACGTACTGGCGGATCCACTGGTTGAGCTCCTGCTCGAGATCGCCGCGCTCCTTCCACGAGCCGATGTTTTCCCGCTGGATCACCTTGATGTAATGGGCGAGCCGGTTGACGACGAAGATGTACGGCAGTTGCGTGCTGAGCCGATAGTTGAGCTCGGCCTCCTTGCCTTCCTTGCTGATGCCGAAGAACTTCGGCTTCTGCGTGGAGTTCGCGGAGAAAAAGGCGGCGTTGTCGCTGTTCTTGCGCATCGTCAGCGCGATGAAGCCCTGTTCGGCGAGCTCGAACTCGCGGCGCTCGGAAATCAGCACGTCGGTCGGGATCTTGTTCTGGATCTCGCCCATCGATTCGTACGCGTAGAGCGGCAGATCGGTCACCGTTCCGCCGCCTTTCGGCCCGATCACGTTCGCGCACCAGCGATAGTCGGCGAAGCTCGCGGTGAGGCGCGTCGCGAACGCGAACGCCGCGTTGCCCCACAGAAAATGCGCGTCGCCGCCGTCGACGCGCTCCTCGTAGTTGAAGCGCTTGACGGGCGTCGTGTTCGCGCCGTAAGGCAGCCGCAGCAAGAAGCGCGGCAGCGTGAGGCCGACGTAGCGCGCGTCCTCGCTTTCGCGAAACGCATTCCATTTCGCGTATTGCGGCCCCTCGAACAGCGAGGCGAGATCCTTCACGTTCGGCAGCTTGCCGAACGAATCGATGCCGAAGAACGCGGGGCCCGCCGCCGCGATGAACGGCGTATGCGCCATCGCCGACGTGCTCGCGACGTACTGCAGCAGCTTGACGTCCTGCGCGCCGGGCCCGAACGTGTAGTTCGCGACGATCGCGCCGATCGGCTGGCCGCCGAATTGGCCGTACTCGGCCGTATAGACCTTCTGGTACAGCCCGGATTTCGTGATGTCGGGCGAATCCTCGAAGTCGTCGAACAGCGCCGTTTTGCCGACGTCGAGAATCTGAACCTTCACGTTCTCGCGGAAATCCGTTCGATCGACGAGAAACTTCAGCGAGCGCCACGTCGATTCGAGTTGCTGGAATGCCGGGTCATGGAGGATCGCGTCGATCTGCCGGCACAGCTTGCGGTCGATCTCGGCGATCATGTCGTCGATCGTCGCCTGGCTCACGGTCTCGATCGGGCGCTTGGGCTTCGCCAGATGCGCGACGAACGCCTGGATGCCGTGGCGCGTGATCGGGTATGCGTCTTCGTCGCGCTTCACGCGCGCGGCCTCGATCAGCTCGTCGAGCAGCGAGGCGGGGGACTCGGGCGGCGTCGCGTCCGGCGCGTCGTCGTGCTTCGGGGATTGCAGGTGTTCGCCTTCCATGGTCGTCTGTTCCGTGTCGCGGTTCATTGTTCGTCGAGGCCGAGTTCGTCGAGCAACTGCTTGCGCGCGCCCTTGTCGGCGACGATCTCCTGGATGCGCCTGCGAAAGCCGGGAATGTTGCCGATCGGGCTCTTCAGCGCTTTCAGCGCGTCGCGCAGCGCGATCAGCTGCTTGAGCTCGGGCACTTTCTCGACGATCGCGTCGGGCGAGAAATCGTGCACCGAATCGAAGCCGAGCGTGACGGACAGCCGGTCGTCCTCGCCGGCCTGATCGTCCAGCAGGTTCGGCACGCTGAGCGCGAGCTGGAGGTTCTGCGCCCTCATCACGTCGTTGAAGTCGTCCTTGTCGACGTTCACGGGCGAGAGCTCCTCGAGCGGCGGCTTGTCGGCGGCCGTCGAGAACTCGCCGAGCACGAGCACCTTGAGCGGCAGCTCGACCTCCGCCTGCGCGTCGCCCGTCGCCGGGCGATAGACGATGTTGACCCGCTCTTTGGGTGCGACGGATCCGTTCGTTGTCATGTTGGGTTCTCCTCTTCGTTGTCGCTCGCGGGCGACGGTCGTGCGCGGATGCGCGCGGCGTTTTGCACGAAACGCTCAAAAGCCGCATCGGCGCGGCAAGTATCGAAGGAAAGACGGAACCGGCGTTAGCCGCCGGGTTCCAATTTTTGGTCGCCGCGTGCCGCCTTCGTTGCGGATGAAAAGAACCGTGCGGCGCATCGCTAAGATCGATTGATGTCCGAAACAAAGACGGTTTAGTATTCGCCGACCTCTGAGACCTATGCACGGAAATTCCATCGATGCCGGGCCGCCCGCGCGCGCCCGGCCCGCACGCATCACGCGAACGGCGCGCACCGCGCCGCGCCGCGACGATCGCGCGTTCGCGCCGGGCGGCGCGCTGAACGCGGCGGGGCTGCTGCTGCTGCTGTTCTACGCGAATCATCTGCTGTCCCGGCCCGGCGCGTGCACGTCGCTCAATCACACGCTGTCGGCCGTCGTGTGGCCCGCGCCGGTGCTCGGCATCGCGCTGCTGCTGCACTGCCGGCGGCCGCTCGCATGGTGGCTCGGCGCGGGTTCGCTGTTCGCCACGCTGCTCGCCGCGGGCTCGCTCGACTGGGTGCCGTGGCACGTCGACGCGCTGTTCGCGGCCGTCAACGTCGTCGAGGCGATCGCGGGCGCGTGGCTCGCGCGGCGCTATCTGATCGCGGGCGGCGGGGTGGACACGCTGCGCGGCTTCGCGATGTTCGTGCTGCTGCTGCCGCTCGGCATGGCGGCGATGCACGCGACGCTCGCGGCGGCGATCCTGTCGGTATGGATGAACGACCGCGAATGGCTGAGCGAATGGTCGCGCGCGTATGCGGCGAACGCGCTCGCGCTGCTCGTGCTGCTGCCGGCGCTCCTCACGTGGAACGCGCGCGCATGCGGCGCGGCGTGGTCGCGCAGCCGCAATCAGTTGCCGGTGCTCGCGACGTTCGGCTCGCTGTGCTTCGCGTCGATATGGGGATACCAGGCCGAGGTCGCGCGCGCGCTGCTCGCGCTGTCGCTGAGCTGGGCCGCGCTCGAGGGCGGCCTCGTGCTCGCGTCCCAGCTCAACGCGCTCTCGGCGATCGCCCTGATCGCGATGACGCTCGGCGGGCGCGGCCCGTATGCGTGGCATCACGACGGCCACGGCGTCTGGGCGCTGCAGGTCGATCTGATCGGCGTCGCGATCCTGTCGATGTGCATCGCGATCGCGACGGGCGAGCGGCGGCGGCTTGCGCGGCAGATCGAACGATCGCGCCGTTTCGAGTCGCTCGGCTTTTTCGCCGGCGGAATCGTGCACGATTTCAGCAACGTGCTGACGACGATCGATTGCCACGCCGAATACGCGTCCGAGCGGCTCGCGAGCGGCGCGCGCGCGGACGATTCGATCGACGAGATTCATCGCGCGGTCGAACGCGGCCGCGATCTGGCGGCGCAGATCCTGCTCGCCGCGCGCCGCGGCGAGCCCGTGCTGACGCGGGTGAGCGTCGACGAGGTCGTCGACGAGGCGCTCGCCGCGACACGCGCGGCCGCGTGGCGCGGCGTCGAGATCGTTCGATGCGGCGATGGCGCGCGCGACGGCGCCCGGCGTGGCGACGTTCGTCACGTCGTATTCGCCGATCGCAGCCAGCTCGCGCGCGCGGTCATGAATCTCGTCGGCAATGCGGTGCGCGCGGCGCGCGCGACGGTTGTCGTGCGTGTCGGGGTGAACGGCGGGGTGAATGGCGGCGCGAGCGATGGGGCGAGCCGCGGCGCGAACGACGGCGGCGCGCCGGCCGCTCGCGCATTCGACGTCGCGATCGGCGAAGCGGCGATGCCGGGCGGCGTGTGGATCGAGGTGAGCGACGACGGCGAAGGCATCGACGTCGAGCCGCTCGACCGCATCTTCGAGCCGTTCTATTCGAACCGCTCCGGCGCGCCGGGGACGGGGCTGGGTCTCGCGATCGTCGCGGGCGCGGCGCTCGCGCACCGCGGGCAGATCGCCGTCGCGACGGATCGGGGCGCGGGCAGTTGCTTCCGGCTCACGTTGCCGGCGGCATGGGGAACGGGCGCGCCCGGCGCAATGGACGCCGGCGCGCCCGGCGCAGTACAGGA is a genomic window of Burkholderia mallei ATCC 23344 containing:
- the tssG gene encoding type VI secretion system baseplate subunit TssG, encoding MPALEPVLLGEAKHFAYFQAIRLLRRIARERRGDAAGRPDAPLPIHTRPNLSLSFPDTDVERIDKADDGGYRVVANFFGLYGVSSPLPTFYTEDLIDEAFRGRHAARGFLDVLHRALYPLLFDAWLKHRLALRIVEERDEHALRPLYALAGVDARIARDAGLHEHALLRYVGLLSQRPRSAAGLRALLADAFAPATVDIEPCVSQWLPIPDDQRTRVGTRARRLGADARVGARMRDDGARLRIVLGDVPGPLFRALMPGGDAFARLRLLVRLYLTQPFAVDVVVRVRARDAAPARCGRRAWSRVGLDAWLGGPSAERAASPKFRLPTSLFDQARPHHAAG
- the tssF gene encoding type VI secretion system baseplate subunit TssF, which gives rise to MATTTPNRYYEDELVRLRELAAEFARAHPLLAPMLGAPSGDPDVERLLEGVAFLTGLARQKLDEGLPELVQALANLLFPHSLRPVPAATLIAFEPRGALRERAVIAAGTEIESVPVDGTACRFRTCGELDIEPIALAGCRFVPPAHGGPALRLDFEMLGLDASEWDATRIRLFIGGERLHASRLFALLMQHVVAVEIAGGPPELPGPRCALGARALRPAGFDDALLPCPERAFPGFRLLHEYFAFAEKFLFVELGGLERWRAARAGAQFSVWLALDSAPDWLPGIDRDSFRLNVAAALNLFAHEAVPIQHEHRATDYRLQPEGDTSGHYRIYSVDRVIGYRPGHAVDRHYVPFGVAGDDANAASYRLIRRAALDGHGQDLHLALAYPPGEALATETLSIGLSCTNGALPARLKIGDVCRATDSSPERFTFANIAPVSPPLDPPLGEPLLWRTISHLALNFLSLGDADHLKRMLALHAFGERGDDARAQADRRRIDGIESVDVRAETRIIGERMLSGQRVALRCSAHAFGGAGELYLFGCVLERFLAEYAAINTYTRVEIDASPDGVRFAWPPRMGAQCLL
- the tssE gene encoding type VI secretion system baseplate subunit TssE, which gives rise to MADRESSRAGEPRTLERRLLERIANREAGGEHDRPPPADVLAHSIIDHLRRILNTRQGHVPIDPAFGVPDFTNLAGGFAQGSAREIEAQIERVITCYEPRLKAPRVSLAERGPDAATLRFSLDARLVIDAHDVPARFLTTVTGNGKIDIRTIS
- the hcp1 gene encoding type VI secretion system effector Hcp1; its protein translation is MLAGIYLKVKGKTQGEIKGSVVQEGHDGKIHILAFKNDYDMPARLQEGLTPAAAARGTITLTKEMDRSSPQFLQALGKREMMEEFEITIHRPKTDTTGGDLTELLFTYKFEKVLITHMDQYSPTPHKDDSNGIKEGLLGYIEEIKFAYSGYSLEHAESGIAGAANWTNG
- the tssC gene encoding type VI secretion system contractile sheath large subunit, translated to MNRDTEQTTMEGEHLQSPKHDDAPDATPPESPASLLDELIEAARVKRDEDAYPITRHGIQAFVAHLAKPKRPIETVSQATIDDMIAEIDRKLCRQIDAILHDPAFQQLESTWRSLKFLVDRTDFRENVKVQILDVGKTALFDDFEDSPDITKSGLYQKVYTAEYGQFGGQPIGAIVANYTFGPGAQDVKLLQYVASTSAMAHTPFIAAAGPAFFGIDSFGKLPNVKDLASLFEGPQYAKWNAFRESEDARYVGLTLPRFLLRLPYGANTTPVKRFNYEERVDGGDAHFLWGNAAFAFATRLTASFADYRWCANVIGPKGGGTVTDLPLYAYESMGEIQNKIPTDVLISERREFELAEQGFIALTMRKNSDNAAFFSANSTQKPKFFGISKEGKEAELNYRLSTQLPYIFVVNRLAHYIKVIQRENIGSWKERGDLEQELNQWIRQYVVDMDNPSQSVRSRRPLRQAQIVVSDVEGEPGWYRVDMKVRPHFKYMGAFFTLSLVGKLEKR
- the tssB gene encoding type VI secretion system contractile sheath small subunit, with the protein product MTTNGSVAPKERVNIVYRPATGDAQAEVELPLKVLVLGEFSTAADKPPLEELSPVNVDKDDFNDVMRAQNLQLALSVPNLLDDQAGEDDRLSVTLGFDSVHDFSPDAIVEKVPELKQLIALRDALKALKSPIGNIPGFRRRIQEIVADKGARKQLLDELGLDEQ
- the virA gene encoding sensor histidine kinase VirA, which produces MHGNSIDAGPPARARPARITRTARTAPRRDDRAFAPGGALNAAGLLLLLFYANHLLSRPGACTSLNHTLSAVVWPAPVLGIALLLHCRRPLAWWLGAGSLFATLLAAGSLDWVPWHVDALFAAVNVVEAIAGAWLARRYLIAGGGVDTLRGFAMFVLLLPLGMAAMHATLAAAILSVWMNDREWLSEWSRAYAANALALLVLLPALLTWNARACGAAWSRSRNQLPVLATFGSLCFASIWGYQAEVARALLALSLSWAALEGGLVLASQLNALSAIALIAMTLGGRGPYAWHHDGHGVWALQVDLIGVAILSMCIAIATGERRRLARQIERSRRFESLGFFAGGIVHDFSNVLTTIDCHAEYASERLASGARADDSIDEIHRAVERGRDLAAQILLAARRGEPVLTRVSVDEVVDEALAATRAAAWRGVEIVRCGDGARDGARRGDVRHVVFADRSQLARAVMNLVGNAVRAARATVVVRVGVNGGVNGGASDGASRGANDGGAPAARAFDVAIGEAAMPGGVWIEVSDDGEGIDVEPLDRIFEPFYSNRSGAPGTGLGLAIVAGAALAHRGQIAVATDRGAGSCFRLTLPAAWGTGAPGAMDAGAPGAVQERT